The sequence GCGCGGAAAGTTCTCCAGTGGCGGTGGAGAAGAGGTCTGCCACTCCAGGGTGGTGGCGCGCCACGGATTGTCGCCCGCCGCCGGGCCGCGGACCCAGGCGCGCACGAGATTGAAGACCATGACCAGGAAGCTGGCGCCCAAGAGGAAGGAGGCGACGCTGATGAACATGTTGAGGTCGGCCATGCTGGCGGGGTAGTCGAACACGCGGCGGTTCATGCCCTTCAGCCCGACCGCGAACATGGGGATGAACGTAAGGTTGTAGGCGATGAGCATCCACCAGAAGTGGAGCTTGCCCAGCTTCTCATTGTACATGCGCCCGGTGATTTTGGGGAACCAGTAGTAGAGTCCGGCCATGAGTCCGAAGATCTCGCCGCCCATGATGGTGTAGTGGAAGTGGGCGACGACGAAGTAGGTGTTCTGGAGCTGAATGTCCGTGGGGACGTCCGCCAGGTAGATGCCGGTGATGCCGCCGATGAGAAAGTTGAACACGAAGCCGAGGGCGAACAGCATGGGGGTCTTGAGCCACAGCTTGCCCTGCCAGATGGTCCCGAGGGCGGCCAGGAACACGACGCCCGTCGGGATGGAAATCAACTCCGTGCTCACCATGAACGGGATGTGCAGAAAATTCGGCATGCCGCTGACGTACAGGTGGTGTGCCCACACCAAGAAGCTCAAACCCACGATGCTCAGGAACGCGATGACCACCCACTTGTACGCGAAGACCGGTTTGCGGGAGAAGTGGGACAGCACCTCCAGCGCAACGCCGAAGGCAGGAAGGATCATGATGTAAACAGCAGGGTGGGAGTAAAACCAGAAGACATGCTGGTATAGCAGGGGCGCTCCACCTCGCGCGGCGTCAAAAAACGCCATGCCCGCCACGCGCTCAAGGATGATCATGATGAGACCGTAGGCGACGAACTGGGTGGCCGTCAGGCTGATCAGCGAGGCGGCGAGGATAGACCAGACGAAGACGGGGAGACGGCCCCAGGTCATGCCGGGCGCACGGAGGGTCACGATAGTGGTGATGAAGTTCAGGCCCCCGAGGATGGAGGAGAAGCCGAACGTGAGGAACGCCAGCAGGAAGAAGAGCTGTCCGGTGGCGTTCACGACTGACAGGGGAGGGTAGGCCGTCCAGCCGGAGTCGAATCCCCCGAACAGGGGCGCCAGAAGCAGCATCACGGCGACCGGGGGGACAATCCAGTAGCTCAGTGCGTTGAGGCGGGGGAAGGCCACGTCCTCGGCGCCGATGAGCAGCGGCACGGTGAAGTTGGCGAAGCCGCCGATGATGGCGGCCACGGCCACGGCCACCATCATGATGCCGTGCAGGCTCATGGTGGTGGCGAACTCGATGGGCCCCATGATGTTGCGGCCCGGCGCCATGAGTTCCCACCGCATGAGCATGGACAGGCCACCGGCCAGAAGCATCACGACGATGAACGTGACGGTGTACTGGACGCCCACCACTTTGTGGTCGGTGTTGAAGGCGAAGTACCGTTGCCATCCCCTGGCCGTGCTGGCCCTGGCCTTCAAGCCGAACCACTCGCACGCCCACTGGTCCCACATGCCGACGCCCATTAGCCAGCCCGGCAGGGCGAAGAGGTATCCCAGCGCGATGGCGGGCTCGCCGGGGTCCGCGTGCCCCGAGAGGGCGGACAGCCCGATACCGAGGCCCGCGCCTATCAGATAGCCGATGGCGGCGAAGACAAGGCCCTTACCTATCGGTCTCAGAGTGGAGAGAACGGCCATGAGCGCCCTCCTTGGACACTACTGCTTTTTCTGCTGCTGCGCGACCCACGCCTCGAAGTCTTTCTGTTCGACGATGCGGACGGGGATGCTCATCAGGCCGTGCCCGGCGCCGCACAGCTGGGTGCACTGAAGCCGAATGGTGTCATCCGTGTTGGTGGAGCCTATCCGGTTGGGAGTGGCGTAAGCCTGCGTGACCAGACCGGGTACGGCGTCAATCTTCACACGGAAGGCGGGAACCCAGAACCCGTGGAGGACGTCTCTCGCGGTGATATCAAAGCGGACGTGCTTATTGATGGGAAGCACCATCTCCTTGCCCGTCGTCGCGTTGCCGTCGGAGGGGTACGTGACCTGCCAACCGAAGCTATAGCCCTCCACTTGGACGACCAGGTCGGGCTTTTCCGCGGCGTCGGCAAAGATCTCCATCATGCCGGTGATGCCCGGGTGGATGATCACCAGCACAGTCAGGGCGCTCGTGATGATGAGCCACGTGGCCACGACGGTCTTGTTCGTGTGCACCTGGGGCCCGCCCGTGGTCGGCTCGCCCTTGCTGCGGAACCGGAAGATGCTGTAGAGCAGCGTCACCGCTACGAACATGAAAACGGGGACGGCCAGGAGAGTCAGAGTCCGGAACGCGTCGTCCGCGACCTTGGCCTCGCGAGCGGCGGCCTGAGGGAAGAATTCGACCGAATTGACAAGCAGGAGTCCAAGCGCCGTGAGAATGGTCCACAGGGTAGCGACTATCAGGATATCGCGCCTCACACAGCCCTCCTTCAGTCCGGCGGCCAATCGGTATCAGGCCCGGAACGGGCACACAGGCGTCGCTACAGTTTAGGATGGATGGCGTTCCCAAAATAGATGCGGATGCATCCTTTTCCGCGCAAGCGGGCAAGGGGGGTGCTGACGGAAATGGACTAGTGTAGTGCTTCCTAAATAGCGTTAGGTGAAGTAAGCTGCTGGGCATGAACAACAAGCCGTTTGTCTGGATGGCCTCCGTGCAGGCCATTCTTGCCAAAGTCCGGAGAACTAACGAAGTGTTGGAAGCACTACACTAGCAGGTTCGGCTGGCGTCGGGGGGCCTGCCTAGATCAGTTTGTGTTCAGAGGCGAAGACCACGGCCTGTAGCCGGTTCTGCACGCCCAGCTTGGTAAGCACCCTGTTGATGTAGTTGCGGGTGGTGACGATCTGTATGGACAGGGTGCTGGCTATCTTTTCCGTGGTCGTGCCTGAAGCGAGAAGCCGAAGCACCTCTATCTCGCGGCGCGAGAGTTGGGGAAGCGGTGGCGCGGAATCGTCCGCGTGCTCCTTGAGATGCCCGTCGCCCGCGACCAGCAACTCCCGAAGGGCCGCGCTGGCCTTGCGGGCGAACTCTTCGGTGTGGCGGTGTCCGGTCACGTCCCGGAACAGGTGAATGACCTGGAGCGTGTTCCTTCCTGTCTTCGGGATAGCCACGCTCATATTGAGCCACTTCACCTCGCCGTCGGGCAGGGTGCAGAGGATGTCGTAGTCAGGCGTAGGGCGGCCGCGCCGCGCCTTCGCCATTATCGGGCAGTTGCGCCTGCAGAAGCGGTAGTTCTGTGGGGCCTGGCCCGCCACCACCTCGTGACACGGCTTGCCGAGCACCTCCGCCGCTTTGCGGCCCAGGATGCGCTCGGCGTTGTCGCTCCAGTACAGGATGCGCTGACGGGAGTCCACGACGAACATGCCGTCGTGGGTGACGAGGCCTTCCCAGTTTGCGTCGTTCGGCGACGCCTTCGATTTGCGTGGCATGAAGTTTCCTGACAATCGAGTTGTCAGACACCATACCACAGAGCGGCGAAACTTTCCACAAATCCATCCGCGGTGAACAGCCCAAGGACAATGCCATACAATGCTAACTGCTATAATAACAAGCTGAAAGCTTGGGAGAGTTGAGCGATGCCTAGCATCTGTCTGCACATGCGGATAGCCTTGGAAGCGTCGGAGCGCCTGGGTATGTCGGCCCTTGAGCGTCACCTGGGCAGCTT comes from Dehalococcoidia bacterium and encodes:
- a CDS encoding cbb3-type cytochrome c oxidase subunit I, with protein sequence MAVLSTLRPIGKGLVFAAIGYLIGAGLGIGLSALSGHADPGEPAIALGYLFALPGWLMGVGMWDQWACEWFGLKARASTARGWQRYFAFNTDHKVVGVQYTVTFIVVMLLAGGLSMLMRWELMAPGRNIMGPIEFATTMSLHGIMMVAVAVAAIIGGFANFTVPLLIGAEDVAFPRLNALSYWIVPPVAVMLLLAPLFGGFDSGWTAYPPLSVVNATGQLFFLLAFLTFGFSSILGGLNFITTIVTLRAPGMTWGRLPVFVWSILAASLISLTATQFVAYGLIMIILERVAGMAFFDAARGGAPLLYQHVFWFYSHPAVYIMILPAFGVALEVLSHFSRKPVFAYKWVVIAFLSIVGLSFLVWAHHLYVSGMPNFLHIPFMVSTELISIPTGVVFLAALGTIWQGKLWLKTPMLFALGFVFNFLIGGITGIYLADVPTDIQLQNTYFVVAHFHYTIMGGEIFGLMAGLYYWFPKITGRMYNEKLGKLHFWWMLIAYNLTFIPMFAVGLKGMNRRVFDYPASMADLNMFISVASFLLGASFLVMVFNLVRAWVRGPAAGDNPWRATTLEWQTSSPPPLENFPRQPVVTGNQYNYGVPNAASAPNAVQTPASDQNH
- the coxB gene encoding cytochrome c oxidase subunit II, giving the protein MRRDILIVATLWTILTALGLLLVNSVEFFPQAAAREAKVADDAFRTLTLLAVPVFMFVAVTLLYSIFRFRSKGEPTTGGPQVHTNKTVVATWLIITSALTVLVIIHPGITGMMEIFADAAEKPDLVVQVEGYSFGWQVTYPSDGNATTGKEMVLPINKHVRFDITARDVLHGFWVPAFRVKIDAVPGLVTQAYATPNRIGSTNTDDTIRLQCTQLCGAGHGLMSIPVRIVEQKDFEAWVAQQQKKQ
- a CDS encoding LuxR C-terminal-related transcriptional regulator; its protein translation is MPRKSKASPNDANWEGLVTHDGMFVVDSRQRILYWSDNAERILGRKAAEVLGKPCHEVVAGQAPQNYRFCRRNCPIMAKARRGRPTPDYDILCTLPDGEVKWLNMSVAIPKTGRNTLQVIHLFRDVTGHRHTEEFARKASAALRELLVAGDGHLKEHADDSAPPLPQLSRREIEVLRLLASGTTTEKIASTLSIQIVTTRNYINRVLTKLGVQNRLQAVVFASEHKLI